The window ATTCTCAGGTTTGTATGCTTCGTCGTCCTTTTCATAGCCCGGGGTATCATACCACGCTTACGGCGAAGAATCACCCAACGACTCATCCAACTTATCAATCGCTGCTCTATGCGGTTGGCTTGCTAAATACGGAAATGAAGGAATATGAACAAAGGGCCTATGATATCATTGGCCTCCTATTATCCTTGCAGGATCGCAATCCGCTAAGTGATACTTACGGGATATGGCCTTGGTTTTATGAAGAGCCGCTTACACAGATGGCTCCTCCTGATTGGAACTGGGCGGACTTTTGCGGCAAGGAGCTGCTTCTTGCTGTACTGCGTCACGGTCATAAGATGCCTGAAGTGCTGAAAGATCAAATCCGAGAATCGGTAAGCTTTGCATGTGACGCGATTATCAAACGGAATGTAGGACCGCACTATACGAATATTGCGATTATGGGGGCATTTGTGACCTTGATTGCAGGTAGGGTGTATGATCGGAAGGATTATGCAGATTATGGGCTGGAACGATTGGAGAAGCTTCAGCACTATACAGCAAAACTAGGGACCTTTCAAGAATTTAATAGTCCTACCTATTCCGTCATTGCCATTGTGGAGCTTTCTAAAATTCACGAGTATTCCCTCAATTCTCGTGCTAAGGACATAGCCGCCGAATTGTTAGACATGGTCTGGCGAATGTTGGTCGAGCATTATCATCCGGTCACCCAGCAATGGGCTGGTCCGCACAGCCGCAGCTATAGTACCTTATTGACGAATAAGGCTAAGTCTTTCCTGCAAGTGACTACCGATAGTAGGCTGGTTTTCTTTGCCTCTGAGGATTTGGATTATGATGCAGAGTGGTATGGCAGCGGAATCCAATGTCCGAAACAGTACGTTGAGCAATTTGCCCGAGTAGAGGTGCGTGATCTTAGGCAGCCTTATTACCGCAATGAGGAAACCGGATTCGTGAAATGGGCGGAGACTTACATCACGCCGCAGTATGCGATCGGAGTGTTTAGGAAAGAGATCATGTGGAATCAAACAAGAGGGATGGTCGCTTATTTCGATAATGGCGGGCAGCCCACTTATTTGCAAATGCGCTGCTTACATGATGGATATGATTATTGCTCGGCTGTTCTCAGTGTTGCAGCGAGCCGCAACCAACTGCTGTTAGGCGTAAACTTTCTAACGAACGGTGGGGATACACATCCGAATTTGGATCGTATTCAAGGCCGTATAGAGGCGACTGATTTCCGGATTCGCATGGAATTTGGAGGTTGCTTGGAGCGAATGAGCATTGAGCAGGAAGGCGCTGTAGCACAAGTGCAGATCAATGGACTGCCTCTGCGTTTCGAAAGCTTATATGCTGCCTTTGAGGGTGATGGAAAGAACCAACTGGGCTACGGCGACAAAAACGTTTCCTCCGCTACAGCCGGTTGGAACTGGGAATGGAGCAAACAGGGAGACATCTATGGACTAGATCTGGTTATTTACGCAGGCGAGCGGCAAATATTAGATTTCCAAGCTATGGACAAAGCTGCTTTTTTATTCACGTTAGCTATAGGTGACTCGGTGAAGGAATTGCCTCTGATTCTCATTGAAGAAGAAGCGGAGCACGTGACAGCAAGGCGAGATGATAATCGTGCGGGCGGTTCGCAGCAACAGCTGTCGATTTCCTTGAAGCCGAATGACAAGCATCCGAACTAGATGAAGCAAAAAAAAGGAGCTCGCCAATTAAATGGCGGTCTCCTTCCTTTTTTCAATCATTTCTGAGAGCAGCATTAGCACTAGCCCCTGTCCATAAAGCGTTGGATAACACGGGATTGTGTTATAAGCTTCAATCGTTGGCATAACAGGTGTTCCGCCTGATACGCCAATTACTTCCCCGTTTGGCAAAACCTTTGATAGAATAGATTCAGCGGCGCGATAGGCTGCCTCTTTGCTGGATGGATCCAGCAAACCGCGTTTCACGGCTAATAGAATGCCGCAAGCGATACCGGCGCTGCCTGAAGTCTCCGGATAGTAATCAGGTTGATCCATGACAGTGGTCCATAGACCATCTGCTTGTTGATATCGGATAAGCCCATGCATCATAGCGCGGTAACGCTCTAAAGTTTCTTCGGGCACTTCGGTGAGGCCCTCGAGTTCTTGCAGGATCATCGGCGTTGCGATTGCGATCCATGCGTTAGCTCTCGTCCAGCGCGCAGCGGACATATGATCCTGTGCGATGCAGTTCCAACCGTGGAACAGCACACCTGATCTATCGTCCTGAAGCAGTCGTAAGTGGAGGTCAAGCTGATTGACAGCTTCCTGGGCATAGGCGGTTTCACCGGTAAGGCGGGCAAGACGCGCTAGGAATAGATCGACCATGAAGATCGTGTCTGCCCAT is drawn from Paenibacillus sp. V4I7 and contains these coding sequences:
- a CDS encoding glycoside hydrolase family 105 protein, with amino-acid sequence MPTALTSAHLEQTASQIYDYMLSDHSGNWGLDIHHWDWVPGVGVISILAYYESTQKQEILNHLTSWARQNMHKSEHLKVINSMAPFAIFPALYGHTKDPVFLETAERIGKWMLTEAPRTREGAFEHTVTENASFPEQVWADTIFMVDLFLARLARLTGETAYAQEAVNQLDLHLRLLQDDRSGVLFHGWNCIAQDHMSAARWTRANAWIAIATPMILQELEGLTEVPEETLERYRAMMHGLIRYQQADGLWTTVMDQPDYYPETSGSAGIACGILLAVKRGLLDPSSKEAAYRAAESILSKVLPNGEVIGVSGGTPVMPTIEAYNTIPCYPTLYGQGLVLMLLSEMIEKRKETAI